The Porphyrobacter sp. LM 6 sequence GGACAATGGCGATCATGCTCGCCAAGGCCTTCGACATGGAGGTGATCGTCACTTGCGGCGATGCCGACAAATGCGCCGCCGCCACCCGCATCGGCGCCGACCTTGCGATCAATTACCGCGAGACCGACTATGTCGAGGCGGTGCTGGCGCATACGGGCGGCAAGGGCGTGAACGTGGTACTCGATATGGTGTCGGGCGATTATGTCGCGCGCAACCTCAGGTGCATGGCCGAGGATGGCCGCCACGTGACCATCGCGGTGCTGGGCGGGGCCAAGGCCGACATCAATATGGCGGTGGTGATGATGCGGCGGCTGACGCTGACCGGATCGACCCTGCGCCCGCGCACCGACGCCTTCAAATCCGCGCTTGCCGATGAAATCGCCGACAACGCCTGGCCGCTGTTCGCCGATGGCGAGCTGTCGCCGGTGATGGACATGACCTTCCCGCTCGCAGACGCCGCCGCCGCCCACGCGCGGATGGAGAAGGGCGAGCATATCGGCAAGATCGTGCTGGAGGTCGCCGGTGGTTGAGGCGCTGATACTCCACGAGGACCCTCGCAGCGGGAACTGCTACAAGATCAAGCTCACCGCCGCGCTGCTCGGCCTGCCGCTTGCCACCCGCGCCTACGACATCACGAAGGGCGAAACCCGCACGCCGGAGTTCCTCGCCACCGTCAACGCCAACGGGCGCATTCCGGTGCTCCAGATCGGAGAGGGGGCGCCAGAAAATGGGGGCGCGCGCTTCCTCCCCGAAAGCAACGCCGCGTGCTGGTATCTCGCCCACGACAGCGCGCTGATCCCGGCGGAACGCTTTGCCCAGGCCGATATGCTGCGCTGGATGTTCTTCGAACAGTATAACCACGAACCCAACGTCGCGACCCTGCGTTACTGGCTGAGCATCCTCGGCGAAGCGAACCTTGCCGAACAGCAGCGTGCGCTCGTGCCCGCCAAGCGCGCAGGCGGCGAGGCGGCGCTGGCGCTGATGAATGATCACCTCGCGACCCATGATTTCTTCTGCGGCGCTGCTCCGACACTCGCCGATATCGCGCTGTTCCCCTACACCCATGTGGCCGAGGAAGGCGGGTTCGGGCTGGGCGATTACCCGCACATTCTGGCGTGGATTTCGCGGATGCAGGCGCTCCCTGGCTTCGTGCCGATGGACTGACGCACCTGTCGCATCTCTGAAAAACTTACGCAAAACCGTCATTTGCCTGAGAGTCTGCTGTAACATTGCGCTGCCATGAGGGGGCCAGCGTGATGTGACACCCGAGGCCTCAAATGACCGGCGCCGACCTCCACGACCTGATCAGCGACAATGTCGCGAGCTTCCCGCTCAGCTCCCCGCGGACTCCCGAACCCGAAGGGGGCGAGCGGCGCTCCTATCGCACCATCTGGATCAGCGACGTGCACCTTGGCACCAAGGGCTGCAACGCCAAGCTGCTGATCGACTTCCTCGACCACACCGACAGCGAGACGATGTACCTTGTCGGGGACATCATCGATGGTTGGCGCCTCAAGAAGAAGTTCTACTGGCCCGCGGCGCATAACGACATCGTGTGGCGGATCATGAAGCGCGCCCGGCGGGGCACGCGGGTGGTCTACATCCCCGGCAATCACGACGAGATGTTCCGCCAGTTCACCGGATTGAACTTCGGCGGGATCGAAATCCGCCGCGCGGCCTTCCACGACACCGCCGATGGCCGCCGCCTGATGGTGCTGCACGGCGACGAATTCGACGCGGTGATGCTCTCGCACCGCTGGCTCGCCTTCGTGGGGGACCATGCCTACCACCTGATGATGAAGCTCAACGTGGCGGTGAACGCTGTGCGCCGCTGGCTGGGCAAGCCTTACTGGTCACTCTCCAAGGCCGCCAAGCACAAGGTCAAGAACGCGGTCGAGTTCATCGGCAAGTACGAGGAAGTCGTCGCGCGGGCCGCGGGCGAGCGCGGGGTCGACGGGGTGGTGTGCGGCCACATCCACACCGCCGAATTCCGCAGCTTCGACCACCACGGACGGGCCATCGAATACTGGAACGACGGTGACTGGGTGGAAGGCTGCAACGCGCTGGTCGAGCACCACGACGGGCGGATGGAAATCCTCCACTGGCCCGACGAGATCAAACGGCGCGAGGCAGAGCGCGCGCTTGTTGCCGAACCCGCCGCACCGGCGCGCGAGGCGGCGTGAACCGCTACACCTCGATCCTGCCCGAGGCGGCCACACCCGCCCTCGCCGAGCCCGCTCGCATCGCGATCGTCACCGATGCCTGGCACCCCCAGACCAACGGCGTCGTCCGCACGCTGTCCACCACCTGCGAGGTGTTGCGCCGCTGGGGGCATGAGGTGACCGTGATCTCGCCCGACAGCTATGTTTCGGTGCCTGCGCCGAGTTACCCCGAAATCCGCCTTGCGCTGACTGCGCCCGGCGTGATCGGGCGGCGCTTGGCGCGGCTGGCCCCCGATGCGGTGCATATCGCCACCGAAGGCCCGCTCGGGCTGGCGGCGCGGCGCTACTGCATGCGGCGCAACGTGCCCTTCACCACCGCCTATCACACCCAGTTCCCCGATTACCTCGCGAAGCGCACCGGACTGCCTGCGCGGGTGTTTTGGCCCTATATCCGCTGGTTCCATCGCCCGGCCGCGCGAATCATGGTGGCGACCGAAACGATCCGGGCGACCTTGCGCGAGCAGGGCCTCACCCGGCTGACCCACTGGAGCCGCGGAGTCGATCTCGCCTGCTTCACGCCGCATGCCCCGCCCCCGCCCGAATATGCCGCGATGGAGGGGCCGATCCTGCTCTATGTCGGCCGCGTGGCGGTGGAGAAGAATATCGAGGCCTTCCTCGCCTGCCCCTATCCCGGCACCAAGGTGGTGGTCGGCGATGGCCCGGCGCGGACTGCGCTGCAGGCAAAGTTTCCCGACGCGCACTTCCTCGGCAAGAAGACCGGGGTTGAGCTCGCCGGCTGCTATGCCGGGGCCGATGTCTTCGTGTTCCCGAGCCGCACCGACACTTTCGGCCTCGTCATGATCGAGGCGCTCGCCTGCGGCACACCGGTCGCGGCCTTTCCGGTGCCCGGCCCGCTCGACATCGTCACCGAGGCGGTTGGCGCGCTGTCCGAAGATCTGACCCGGGCGATCGATGCCGCGCGCTACTGCGAACGCCGGGTCTGCGCGGCCTATGCCGCGACCTACAGCTGGGAGGCCGCGACCCGCCAGTTCCTCGCCGGACTGGCCGCGCTTGATGAAGAGGAAGTCGCCGGCTTCGGGGCTTTGATCCCCGCCTGAATCCATTCCTTGCCGTTTTGTGTGCTTTCGCCTATCTAGCCTGCCAAGGCGGCCGCTCCGAAAGGGGCGGCCCTTTCATTTTCAACGGAGATTTCCCCATGGCGACCAAGGATCAGCCCAAGCCGCTGATGCCGCATGCCACCGCGACCTGGCTGGTGGACAACACCGCGCTCTCGTTCGAGCAGATTGCCGAGTTCTGCGGCCTCCACATCCTCGAAGTGCAGGCGATGGCCGACGATCTGGCCGGCAGCAAGTATACCGGACGCGACCCCGTTCACTCGGGCGAACTGACCCAGGCCGAAATCGAGCTGGGCCAGAACGATCCGGCCTATTCGCTCAAGATGCACAAGGCGCCGGTCGAAGTGACCCGCACCAAGGGCCCGCGCTACACCCCGGTGTCGAAGCGTCAGGACAAGCCCGATGGCATCGCCTGGATCCTGCGCAACCACCCGGAAGTGTCGGACGCGCAGATCTCCAAGCTGATCGGCACCACGCGCAACACCATCGGTGCGATCCGCGATCGCAGCCACTGGAATATCCAGAACATCACCCCGAAGGATCCGGTGACGCTCGGCCTGTGCTCGCAGCGCGAACTGGATGCGATGGTCGCCAAGGCCGCCAAGCGCGCCGGTGTCACTGATGATCCCGATGCGCCGGTCAAGTCCGAACGCAACGATCGCGAAAAGCTGATCGAGGAACTGCGCGCCGAGCGTGACGCCCAGACCAAGGCCGCAGGCGAAGCCGCGCAGGCGGCCGAGGCCGAAGCCTGGCTCGCCGCGCGCCGCGCTGCCGAAGCGGCGGAAGAAAAGATCGACCCGGAGAGCGGGTTCATCTGATCGCCTGAACACGTTGGTTTAGGTCGTCGCCCCGTGCTTGACACGGGGCTTGGCTTTCTTGGGCCTAGCCCTCCAAGGAAGAAGCCAAGCCCCGGATCAAGTCCGGGGCGACGCTGTTTTGGGCTGGCGAGAAATCACGCAAATCCCGCCACTTTCGCTTGTGCAGCCAGCGATTGTTCGCCACAATTACTGACATGACTGTCAGTAGCGCCGCCTATCACCATCCCGTTCCGCTCGACACCCGGTTCGAGGCGATGAGCCTTCCGGCAATGTTTGAGCGCACCATGCGCGCCAACCCCGACGCGCCGTTCCTGCACTTCCTCGGGCGCACATACAGCTACAGGCACATCTTCGAACAGGCCAAGGCCTTCGCGCTCGGGCTCGCCGAGATGGGCATTGCCAAGGGCGACCGCGTCGGCCTGTTCCTCCCCAACGTGCCAATCTACGCCGCCGCCTATTACGGGGCGATGATGGCGGGCGCGGTGGTGGTGAACTTCTCGCCGCTCTATTCGGTCGAGGAACTGAGCTGGCAGGTCGGCGATTCCGGCACGCGGCTGCTGGTGACGGTTGATGTGCCCGAACTCTACAAGACCGCGCACAAGGTGCTGGAGGCCACCCACCTCGAAACGCTGGTGGTTGGCAGCCTTGCCGACCAGCTGCCGTGGTACAAGGGCCTAGCCCTGAAGCTGTTAAAGCGCAGCCAGATCGCCGATGTGGCCTATGGGCCTGCGGTGAAAAGCTGGCGCGATGTGACGCCTGCGGGGATACCGCCAGCGGTCGAAGTCACCCCCGCCGATCTCGCTCTGCTGCAATATACCGGCGGCACCACCGGGCGGCCCAAGGGGGCGATGCTGGGGCATGACCAGCTTTCGGTGAATGCGCAGCAGGTCGCCGCGCTTAACCCCTTCGGTGCGCCGGCGTCCGAGGTGTTCATGGGCGCGCTGCCGTTCTTCCATGTCTTCGCCAACACCGCGCTGCTCAATCACGCGATGGTGACGGGCGCGTCGATCGCGATGGTGCCGCGGTTCGAGACGAAACAGGTGCTCGCCACGATCCAGCGCTATCGCTGCACCGGTTTTCCCGGCGTGCCGACGATGTTCCAGGCGATGCTCGATCACCCCGATCTGCCCAAGACCGACCTGTCGAGCCTCAAGGTCTGCATTTCGGGCGGCGCACCGATGCCCGCGCCCGTCCACCTGCGCTTCGAGGAAGTGACGAGGGTGCGCGTATGCGAAGGCTATGGCCTGACCGAAAGTTCGGGCGTGGTCTCCGCCAACCCCTACGAGGGCGAGCGCAAGCGCGGCACCATCGGTCAGCTGGTGCCGGGGACAGAGGTGGTGCTGCTCGACAAGGAGCACCACTCGCAGCTCGCGCCCGAAGGCGAGCCGGGCGAACTCGCCGTCCACGGCCCGCAGGTGATGCGCGGCTACTGGAACCGGCCCGAAACCGATGCCGAGACGTTCGTGGAGATCGGCGGCAAGCGCTACCTGCGCACCGGCGATGTCGCGCGGATCGATGCGGACGGGTTCCTCGAGATCGTCGACCGCATCAAGGACATGATCGCGGTGGGCGGCTTCAAGGTCTTCCCCAGCGTGGTCGAGGACGTGATTCTCGAACATCCGGCGGTGAAGGAAGCGCTGGTGATCGGCGTTCCGGAAGAATACCGCGGGGAGGTGCCGCGTGCCTATGTCACGCTCAACGAAGGTGCATCGGCGACGGGGGCCGAACTGGCCGAATGGCTCAACGCCCGTATCGGCAAGCACGAACGGGTCGATCAGGTGGTGGTGCGCGAGGCGCTGCCCAAGACGATGATCGGCAAGCTTGATCGCAAGACCCTGCGCGCCGAGGTTCTCTGAACCTGGTTAGGTAAGGAGGCGAGGTGAGCGGCGCCGAAGCGCCGCCCCGTTATTCCGCGACGGCGATGCTCACCGGCGGCACAGCCTTGACTGGCTGGCGCGCATTGGGGGCGAAACGGCCATCAACCTGCGCGCCCTGTTCGATCGTCAGCGCGTCATAATGCACGTCGCCTTCGATCTGCGCGCTCTTGAGAATCACCAGCTCGCGCGCGGTGATCGAACCATTGACCTTGCCGGCGAGGCGCGCGCTTTCGGCGACGACCGCGCCGCTGATGCTGCTCTTCTCGCCCTGCACCAGGCTGGCGCACTTGATGTCGCCTTCGATCGTGCCGTCGATATGCAGATCGGCCGATGCCGCGATGTCGCCCTTGATGACCACATCGGCACCGATCACCGAAAACGTCGAACCAGAACCCATCATGCTGCTCCTATTTGCCGGGCGCGGGGGCGGGGGTGCGGCCAGATCCGGCTCGGCGGACTTCTTTGAGAACATCGGGGGCGGCCTCCAGGAAGGGGCGCGGATTGACCGCGCGGTTATTGATGCGGACTTCGAAATGCAGGTGCGGACCGGTCGAACGGCCGGTGCTGCCCAGCCCGCCGATGGTGGCACCGGCGGCGACCGGCTGGCCGACCTTCACCCCGATGCGCGACAAGTGCGCATAGCGGGTCAACATCCCGTTACCGTGGGTGATCTCGATCGCATTGCCATAGCCCGCCTTGCGTCCGGCAAAGGTCACGCGGCCATCGGCTGCGGCGAAGATCGGCGATCCCATCGCGCCTTTGAAATCGATCCCGGCGTGCATCGCGCCGCGCCCGTTGAACGGGTCGCGCCGGTAGCCGAAGCCGGAGGTAATGTTCTGCACGCTCGCGGGGACGACCTGCGGAATGCCGTCGAGCGCGCGCTCGAGTACGGCCATGCGCGACAGGCTGAGGCCGAGGCGTTCGAAGCGCGGGTCGAGATCCTCACCGCCGCCCAGAATGGCCTCGAACGGACCACCCATCGCTTGCTGCGTCTGGCGGCTGAGGAGCTTGGGATCGAGGTTGAGCTTGCGCATCGCGGCTTCGGCGCGGCGGGCGCGGGCATCGGCAAAGCGGGTCAGCCGTTCAACGAAGGCGAGCTGGCGCGCTTCGACTTCCGCGAGGCCGCGCGCCTGCGGGATCAGCGCGCTGACCTTCTCGATGGTTTTGGCGGCTTCGGCCGAGGAATCGGTGACAGTGCCACTCGCCGCGCCTTCTGCCACCACGTCTTCGGGCAGCATCCGCGCCATTTCTTCGAGGAATTCCTGACGCTGCTGGAGATCGTCAACCACGCGGTCGAGATTGCCGCCATAGGCCTCAAGCCGTTCGCCAGCCTTGGCGACGCGGGCCTTTTCCTCGGCGAAGGAGGCGAGATCGGCTTCGGCGCGGTACTGGCCCCAGGCCATCACGGCGAGCGCGATCAGCCACACCAGCGCAAGCGCAACCGCACCGGCGGCGACGCGCATCTGCAGCTTCGACGAAATCTTGATGAAGCGCACCTGACCATCGGCGCGCATGAAGAATTCCCGGTCGGGGAACCACTGCCGTAGCCGCTCGCCCCACTTGAGTGCGGTAATCTTGTCTGACACTGCGGCCCCGATATTGTTCTGGTTTGCCCCGACAGGGCCGCTAACAGCGCAATCACGCGCGGTCGAATCCCGCTTTTGCCAGTGCAGATGAATCGAAACGGAATCGCGATGAGATGTTGAATCATCCGCAACCGGGGTGATGCGTCGTCGCTGGCAGGCCGATTGCGCCGCAAAGACCGCCCGAATCGGATCACCTGACAGGCCAGCGTCGGCCTGCTAGAAGCCCCGGCCATGAACCACGCTTCCGCCTCGCTCGCACCGACTGATTCGACCGATCCCACTGCGCTGGTAACCGCGCTGGCGCAGGCCGCGCGCCGCGCGCAGCGCCAGCTTGCCGGGATGCCGAGCGCGGCCCGCGCAGCGGCGCTCCACCTTGCCGCCGAGGCGCTGCGGGCGGCGACTCCGGCGGTGCTCGAAGCCAATGCCAAAGACCTTGCAGCCGGCGCTGCGAATGGCCTCAGCAAGGCCATGCTCGACCGGCTCGCGCTGGATGAAGCGCGGCTGGCGGGGATCGCCGATGCGGTCGCGGCGGTGGCCGATCTGCCCGATCCGGTGGGCCAGGTGATCGACACGCACCAGCAGCCCAATGGTCTGAAATTCCAGCGCATCCGGGTGCCGATCGGGACCATCGGGATCATCTACGAAAGCCGCCCCAACGTCACCGCCGATGCGGCCGCGCTGTGCGTGCGGGCGGGCAATGCGGCGCTGCTGCGCGGCGGGAGCGAGGCGGTGCATTCCAACCGCGCGATCCATGCCGCGCTGGTCGAAGGGCTGACCCAAGGCGGGGTGCCGGCCGATGCGGTGCAGCTCGTGCCGACGCAGGATCGTGCGGCGGTCGGCGCGATGCTGACCGCGAGCGGCCTCATCGACATGATCGTGCCGCGCGGCGGCAAAAGCCTCGTCGCGCGGGTGCAGGCCGATGCCCGCGTGCCCGTGCTCGCGCACCTTGACGGCATCTGCCACACCTATGTCCACGCCGCTGCTGAACCCGCGATGGCCGAGCGAATCGCGCTCAACGCCAAGCTGCGCCGCACCGGCATCTGCGGGGCGATGGAGACCCTGCTGATCGACAGCGATTATCCCGATCCCGCCACGCTCGTCGGCGCGCTGATCGACAAGGGCTGCGAAGTGCGCGGCGATGCGCGCATCCGCAGCCTCGATCCGCGTGTCATTCCGGCGAGCGCCAATGATTGGGACACCGAATATCTCGACGCGATCCTGTCGGTGGCGATGGTTGACGGGCTGGACGATGCGCTGGCGCACATCGCCCGTCATTCCTCGGCCCACACCGATGCGATCATCACCGCCGACGAAGCGGCGGCCGAGCGCTTCCTGGCCGAAGTCGACAGCGCGATCGTGATGCACAACGCTTCCTCGCAATTCGCAGACGGGGGCGAGTTCGGGCTCGGCGCGGAGATCGGCATCGCCACCGGGCGGCTGCACGCGCGTGGGCCGGTCGCGCTTGAAGGGCTGACGACCTACAAGTGGCAGGTGCGCGGGAGCGGGCAGACCCGCCCGTAACCGCCTTGGCGTCACGCCCCCACCTTACTGGACTGCTCGGCGGCAGCTTCAACCCCGCACATGGCGGGCATCGCCGGGTGAGTTTGTTCGCAGCCCAGGCGCTCGGGCTCGACGAGGTTTGGTGGCTGGTGTCGCCCGGCAATCCCTTGAAGCCGCGTGCCGGCATGGCCCCGCTCGCCGCGCGGCTGCGCTCGGCGCAGAAGCAGGCGCGCCGCGCGCCGATCGTGCCGACCGCGATCGAGCAGGCGCTCGGCACCCGCTACACCGTCGATACGCTCGCGCGGCTGGTGCGACGCTATCCCAAACGCCGTTTCGTGTGGCTGATGGGGTCCGACAATCTCGCCGAGTTGCACCGCTGGAAGGACTGGCGACGGATCGCGCGGACAATGCCGATTGCGGTCATCGCCCGCCCCGGCTATGATGCTGCTGCAATGGCGAGCCCCGCCATGGCCTGGCTCAGGCGCTATGTCGTGTCTGCCGCCAGCATTCGGAAACGGGGGCAATGGAGCGCACCGGCCCTGGTGTTATTGCGTTTCGATCCTGATCACCGCTCGGCCACGGCCATTCGCCGTGCCCATGCCGGGTGGGCCGAGGACATCCTCGGCGCAGGATCGGGTGACAGACCACGCAATGCGCTGGTGCGCGATCGGCTGACATTCCGCAGCATCCGGCCAGAGGAGGACGCATGAGGCGCATTTCGCGCTTATCCGGCCTCGCTTCTGCCGGTCTGCCGCGTGTCCGCTATCATCGCCCCGAACTCTGGAGATACCCGATTGCCGATGACCGACGCCCTTTTGACCTCCCTCCCGGCCGGCCCTGTGCAAGCCGCCGCCAAGCTCGCCCAGTCCATGGGCAAGCCTGAGATGGGTGCCGATGCGCTGCACCAGTTGGTGCTGGCCCAGCTTGACGATGATCAGGCGCAGGAGGTCGTGTCGATCCCGCTCGAGGGCAAAAGCTCGATTGCCGATCACATGGTGATAGCCAGCGGTCGCTCGACCCGTCAGGTCGCGTCGATGGCGCAGAAGCTGGCCGAGAAGATCAAGCAGGCCGGTTTTGGCCATGCGCGGGTCGAAGGCCTGCCGGCGGCGGACTGGGTGCTGATCGATGCGGGCGACGTGGTCGTTCACCTTTTCCGGCCCGAAGTTCGCAGCTTCTACAACCTTGAACGGATGTGGAGCTTCGAGGGCAGCGAAACGTCGATGCTGGGTAGAAACTGATTTGTGTTCCGCAGCCCCTCCGGGCTGCGAAATCCTCGCTTATGCGGCCTGAAGGCCGCGTCGCTGCGGGCGGGCGGTCGCCCTTGCGGCCTGCTTTGCAGACCGGAATTGCTCTGCTGAAGAGAGGTTGGGTCCCATTCTTCTTCACATCATCGCGCGCGGGAAGATTGGGCGGTCGCCGGAGGGCGATCTGGTTGATCGCTATGCCAATCGCCTGACCTGGCCGGTGAAGCTGACCGAATGGCCCGATACCGGCGCGGGCAAGGTCGCCGATCCGCTCACCCCCACCCGCACCGTGCTGCTCGACGAACGCGGCAAGGCCATGTCCTCGGAGGCCTTCGCCGGCCTGCTCGGCAAATGGCGCGACGAGGGCGTGCGCGAGACCCGCTTCATGATCGGCGCGGCGGATGGCCATTCCGATGCCGAGCGTGCCAGCGCCGACCTGCTGCTCGCCTTCGGCCCTGCGACCTGGCCGCACATGATGGCGCGCGCGATGCTGATGGAACAGCTCTACCGCGCCACGACGATCCTTGCAGGGCATCCCTATCATCGGGCAGGATAGCGCCATGACCCGTCCGGTGGTGCTCACTCTTATGGCTGGCGCTGCAATCAGCGCTGCGTTCCTTTCGGCGCTGCCCTCGTCACGCGCGACCGAGGCGGCGGTGCTGATGGAGCCCGAACAGGCCGAAGCCGCGCTCGCCCGCGCCACCCGTGAAAGCCGCCGGGCCGAAGGGCGTGCCGCGCGCCTCACCCGCGAGGCCGAAGCCGCGACCGAAGCCGCACAACGCACAGCAAACGAAGCCGCCGCACTCGCCGCGCGCATCCAGCAGGCCGAGGCCGAGATCGAGGTCGTCCGCGCCCGCCACGCCATCATCCGCAGCCAGCGCGCCGCGCTGACCGCACGCCTTGCCAAGAAGCAGGAACCGACCGCACGCCTCGCCGCCGCCTTGCAGACCGCCGCGCGCCGCCCGCTGGTGCTTTCGGCGCTGCAACCCGGCTCGCTCAAGGATGTCGTCCATGTTCGCGCGGTGCTCGACAGCGCGGTCCCGCAGATCCGTGCCCGCACGGCTGCGCTGCGGAGCGATCTGGAGCGCGGGCGGGCGCTTGAGGCGCAGGCGGCCCGCGCGCTCGATGCCTTGCGCGATAATGAAGGCACCCTGCGCGAACGCCGCCAGAGCCTTGCCGCGCTCGAAAACCAGCAACGCCTCGCCTCGCGCACCGCGCGCAGTTCCGCGCTGCGCGAGGCAGAACGCGCACTGGGTCTGGCCGAGGAGGCGCGCGATCTCGACGGGCTGGTCGACCGGCTTGACGAAGTCGCAGCGCTGCGCCGCGAACTCGCCGCCATGCCGGGGCCGGTGCTGCGTCCCGCCAATATCGCCGCGTCCCTGCCCGCACCCGAAGCGAGCCTGCCTTCGCCGACTGCCAGCGTGCCGCCGCCGGGCGACTTCCAGTTGCCCGTCCAGGGGCGCACGCTGATCGGCTTCGGTGCACGGCGGGGCAGCGGTTTGCCGAGCACCGGGTTGACGCTGGTCCCGGTGGCCGGCGCGCAGGTGGTCGCCTCCGGGCGCGGGCGCATTGCCTTTGCTGGGCCCTATCGCGGGTTCGGGCGAATCGTGATCATCGAGCATGGCGGCGGCTGGACCAGCCTCGTCACCGGGCTCGACCGCGCCGATGTCGCGGTGGGCGACAGCGTGATCGGCGGCAGCCCGCTGGGCCTGGCTGGCCGCGCGAACACCCCCGTCACGATCGAGTTGCGGCGTGACGGAACGCCAGTCAACCCGTTGCAATTCCTGCGATAAATGTGAACTTGATGCCGCGCCATGGCGGCTATGTGTGCCAACGGGATACGCTCGATCAGCCTG is a genomic window containing:
- the rsfS gene encoding ribosome silencing factor, whose protein sequence is MGKPEMGADALHQLVLAQLDDDQAQEVVSIPLEGKSSIADHMVIASGRSTRQVASMAQKLAEKIKQAGFGHARVEGLPAADWVLIDAGDVVVHLFRPEVRSFYNLERMWSFEGSETSMLGRN
- a CDS encoding 23S rRNA (pseudouridine(1915)-N(3))-methyltransferase RlmH: MLLHIIARGKIGRSPEGDLVDRYANRLTWPVKLTEWPDTGAGKVADPLTPTRTVLLDERGKAMSSEAFAGLLGKWRDEGVRETRFMIGAADGHSDAERASADLLLAFGPATWPHMMARAMLMEQLYRATTILAGHPYHRAG
- a CDS encoding murein hydrolase activator EnvC family protein; this encodes MTRPVVLTLMAGAAISAAFLSALPSSRATEAAVLMEPEQAEAALARATRESRRAEGRAARLTREAEAATEAAQRTANEAAALAARIQQAEAEIEVVRARHAIIRSQRAALTARLAKKQEPTARLAAALQTAARRPLVLSALQPGSLKDVVHVRAVLDSAVPQIRARTAALRSDLERGRALEAQAARALDALRDNEGTLRERRQSLAALENQQRLASRTARSSALREAERALGLAEEARDLDGLVDRLDEVAALRRELAAMPGPVLRPANIAASLPAPEASLPSPTASVPPPGDFQLPVQGRTLIGFGARRGSGLPSTGLTLVPVAGAQVVASGRGRIAFAGPYRGFGRIVIIEHGGGWTSLVTGLDRADVAVGDSVIGGSPLGLAGRANTPVTIELRRDGTPVNPLQFLR